The nucleotide sequence AAAGCATGCCGTCCGCGATGTCGCGATCAATATGCGTCAGGGCATCAACTTGGCAGTCTTCACCCACCCGACGGCCTTGATGAACAAATGAGTTTGCTCCCAACAGGGTACGCGCACCGATCGAGCAGTTACCACTGATTTTGGCACCGGGATTCACCGTCGCGTGGCTTTCGATCGACGCGTCGTGACCGACGGACACCTGAAAATTGATCATTGCATGATCTGCGATCTTTGCATTGACGGAGATGATTGAGTGCGCGCCGACGTATACGCCCTCTCCGATCTGAGCCGTTTTGGAGATCAATGCCGTGGGATGAATCACGGTAGAGGGAGTCAACCCGTTTGACTTGGCAATGCTTAGGCAACTGCGTCGAACCCTCTGGTTCGCCATCGACAAAATGTATCCACAATGGGCCGAGAATTTGATCGTTGCAATGTCGCTGATCGGGATCTGCAGATCTCGGTCAGAATACTCCTTCTCTGGCACAACGAACTTCGCACTATTGAAGGTTGTGCTGTTCGCGAGGGCGGCTTCCGCAATCTCGAGCGCCGTGCTATGGCTTCCGAAAATATAAAGGGTGCCTGAAATCATGGTTCAACAAGCTAAGTTGACAGAAAACGCGGATTCACAAGGCCGGATCTGGCACGAAAACAATGTTCTGGTCATCGGCGCGGGCG is from Crateriforma conspicua and encodes:
- a CDS encoding DapH/DapD/GlmU-related protein; amino-acid sequence: MISGTLYIFGSHSTALEIAEAALANSTTFNSAKFVVPEKEYSDRDLQIPISDIATIKFSAHCGYILSMANQRVRRSCLSIAKSNGLTPSTVIHPTALISKTAQIGEGVYVGAHSIISVNAKIADHAMINFQVSVGHDASIESHATVNPGAKISGNCSIGARTLLGANSFVHQGRRVGEDCQVDALTHIDRDIADGMLCTSRNLKIVKRPFIQ